The genomic DNA CTATAAGTGTGCTCATTCAATCTACAGGAGTGTGAAATGTTCGTTCACGATCTGGTGCAGGCGCAACGTACCTTGCTACGAAATGTCTGGTTTTGCTGTCTGGGGCTGGCGTTGCTCACGGTTGCACCGCTGGTAGTGCAGGCAGATGAGGAACCGCGGACTTCAGAAAATGATCCGGAACTGCAAGAGGACCTGAAGAAACTACAAGGGACATGGGAACTTTACCACGGCAATGAACTCAAAGGAGCGCCCAATACGCGCAGCGTGAAGATTATCGAAGGCAACACAGAAACGATGCGGCGTTATAACCTGCAGGGGAAATTGGCTCGTGAATGGCAGATGGAATTCATTCTGCAGAAAGATGGGGATTTGAAGATCTTTACGTTTTATCCCGTCGGGGGAAAACCCGGTCAGGGCGCTTCGTTTCTGTATCGCATCCAGGGGGATCGTTTTTTTGATGTGCCGGGGATGTTCACGGGTGAAAAATACCGCAACTATCTGCGGGAGCCGGCGTTCTGGGTCTGGAACCGAGTAAAAGATGAGGACGCGGACAGACAGAAGCAGACGAAATTGACGCCCGCGCAGCTGAATATTATCACGGTGATGCCGGGGGATCATATCTTTGTGGGGCACCGCCATCAGAACAAGTATCGAGAGATGAATCTGGATGAGCTGAAAGCGCACCTGGAAAAATATAAACCGAAGCAGGTCACGCTGGCCGTAGATCAGAAAGCGGATATGGAATTTACGAACAAGGTGATTAAACTGTGCCAGGACCTGGAAGTGAAGGAGCTGGAGATCAGAAAGACGAGTGATGATCCGCTCTTGAAGTCGGAAGCCAAACCAGAAGCCAAACCAGAAGCGAAGCCTGAAGCAAAGCCGGAACAGTCAGCCACAATATTTTAGCAGGTGTTCCGTAATGACCGGTCGACCGAATGACTGTCCGCTGTGTGCGGCTCCTGTGGAATACAAGCTGGATGCTGACGCCGAATCGCTCTGTTGTCCGGTGTGTGGCTGCCGGATCGAGGGGGCCTCGCTGCTGCTGGCGTTCTGGGAACGGGAGCGGACGGCGATCGAACTCTCACTCTCCGGCCCTGTGACACTGGAGACCCGGCTAAGCGAACTGGAGTATGAATCACTGACGCTGGTCGAACTGGTGATGTTGCTGGAAGGCAATGTCGATGTCGTCGGTTCAGAAGTGGATTATGAGGCATTGAATCAGGCGCAAACCATGCGTGAGCTGTTAGGCCGCCTGTCGCATCTGGTCGAGGCACGGCGACACTGACTGTGTTTCTGAGAACGGGATTGTGACTGAAATCAGACAACAGGAGAAATCATGAGCGAGCGACTGGAGGAGAAAACGAATCCGTTGATGGAGGCGGTGACCTCTGACGCACGGTGGGAGTTAGAAGACGAGCTGCTGGTCCAGGTGCTGGGCTTTACGCTGTATGGTTATGCGTTTGGTGTGGGGCGTGTCATCTTTCTGATGGATGTGGAGGACATCAATGCGAGTGTGGCGGGACAACTGGCGGCACTGGGAGTCGGTCCGAAATATGCGCAGGGTTTGGTCGAAGCGGCGTTCGAATGTTTTATGAATGAAGAGGATCAATCGGTGCATTCGCAACTGGTGAATATCGGGCACTCGCATATCGCATCCGAGGATTTGAGCGAGTGTGTGGAATCGATTTTCACGAACACCGAAACCCTGCGCGAGCATCTGGAATGAGCTGGTGGCGTAGTGTTGGCACGCGCTGAGGCGCAAGTTTGATGTGCACACACCTGAGAATCGTAGTGTCATATAACGACTGCGGGAATTCCTGAGATTAATTGTGTTTCTCTCTGAAAACGTTTTTGAACTGGTGATCAGTATGGTATAAGTGTGAGTGTTCTGTGCTGGCTCCAGTACAGGCGCGGCAGAAGCCCAACAGCGCGCGACGTGGCCTTCTGCATTCTACATTAGCACGAATGACGACATCACATCAGGGGGAATGAGCTATGAGTAACGCAGAAGCGGCGTCGCAGGAAGAAATGATCCAGGCTGTCTATCACTTTGCTGCAGAGAAGATGCGGGACGGCGCGTCGAATCAGGAGATCCAGAAGGCACTGATGGAACAGGGCGTCGATGAAGAATCAGCGGGCATCATCGTGACGCAGTTGAATGAACTGCGGGATCAACAGGCGAAAGAAGCCGGTCAGAAAAACATGATGTTTGGCGCCCTGTGGTGCATCGGCGGGATCGTGATTACCGCACTGACCTATTCCGCTGCTTCCGAAGGGGGTTCCTATGTGGTGGCCTGGGGCGCGATTATTCTTGGTGCCGTTCAGTTCTTCCGGGGGATGTTTCAGTCCGGGATGTGAGTGGCTGCTGAATGTGACTGACTGAGAGATGACAACAATGATTAATGGGAACCAGACAAGCAATGAGCAAATATACTTACCGGGATGAAACCGGTTTTTCTAAATTCTTAGTTGTATTGATCGTGTTGTCGGCCCTGTTGAACAGCGTGGCCGTGGGTAGCAGCGTGATGTTGTATGACATGCTGGTCGCGGTGCAGAAGGGAGCCGAAGTCACGGATGAAGTGGCCAATGCACACGATGCGCGTCAGCTGGTGATTGGGCTGGTCCAACTCGCGGCTGCCATTTTCATTGGAATCATTTTCCTGATGTGGGTGTATCGGATGTGTCGCAATGCCCACAGTATTGAGAATGCAAAGCTCGATATTACTCCGGGCTGGGCGGTAGGCTGGTATTTCGTTCCGCTTGCGAATCTCTGGAAGCCTTACCAGGCGATGAAGGAGACGTATGAAGCATTTATCAATCGTGAGAATGATTCGATGATCCTGCCCCTCTGGTGGTTCGCCTGGATTGTGGCGAGCATCATGGCGCGGGTCTCAACCCGGTTTGCAACGGAGACCGATACACTGGACCAGATTATGACGGGGGTCCAGGTCACGATTATTACTGATGTGATTGCCGTGTTCCTGGATGTGGTTGCGATCCTGATGGTCGTAACGGTCAGTCGTGCCTGCAATGAGCGTTTCGCGGTCGATCATTTCGAAGCCGCGACGGAAGACTGGGAGTGAGCGCGACCTGGCAATGGCTTTGGGCGTTCAAAATATTATGAGGCTGAATATGGCGAATGAACGATCTGTAATCGAAGTGCCGGCTACACCGGAGTATGTGCTGGAGGTGCTGCTGGAGCAGTCGCGCCAAGAGTGGTGCAAGCTGTCCTGCACACCCCCGGATCCGATTCTGGTGACACTTGATTCTCCGTTTGAAGAACTCTGTGAAGTGTGCGACTTCCAGGATTCTGAGGACATCTATTTCTGCCCCATTACCTGGTTTGATCTCAAGTATAATGAATGGGATGCTGCACTGGCTGGTAGCGTATTGGAATCAACTCGTGATTACTGTGAGATCATAGCTTCTTTGATTACCATGCCTCGGATTCCGCTGAGATCCTTTTGTGGCAAAATCTGTCAGCCGGCATCCGTTTTTCTTTCGATTCGAGCTCTGTTGCAGGAAGCGGGAGCCGATGTGAAAGACATCGCACCTTCGACTTCGTTGAAGGAATTCACCCGCTGTTACACGGAAACGTTCCTGGGGCCGATTGCAAAGCTGGCGCCCGGTTCTCTGCCGGATGTGGATCTGGATGACGGGGGTAAGTTTCGCAGAGAAATGATAAAAGGCCTCTGGAGCATACCCGTGCTGATTGGGTTTTTGATCAAAAGCTGGGCTCCCCTCTATTTTGTTATCGTACTTCTGGTTTACCTGAAATTGATTTTAGACTCCTGGGGGGATGAAACAGCGTCGAATGCACGAGTCGATTTTGGAGAGTTGCGTACTTTTCGGGATCTGTCGGAACTGATTGCCCAGCGTGCTGTGTTTCAAGCGTGAGTGGTGCAAAAGAAAGAGTATGATCTTTGAAATGTCGAATTCTATTTATAAAAAGTCTACCGGATTCACGGATGTTCTGATCAGCTTGATTCTCCTGTCAGCGATTCTGGACGGAGTGGCGGTTGTCAAGAATTATCAGCAGTATGAACTGCTGATGTCTGCGAAGAATGGTGTGGATGTGAAGATGGATGAAGCAGGTTCCCTTCTGGTGCATCTCTTTCTGATCAATGTGACGCAACTGGGGTTCAACATTGTTCTCGGGATACTGTTTCTGATGTGGGTCTATCGAATGTGTCGTAATGCGCACTGTGTGGAAGCCGGTAAACCAACGGCTTCGCCGGTCTGGGCGGCAGGGGTTTATTTGATTCCGGTGTTGAATATGTGGAAGCCCTATCTGATTATGAAAGAGATCTACGAAGCCTTCAGACAGCGACCGAGCGACAGCAAAGTACTACCGTTCTGGTGGTCTGCGTGGGTGCTGAGCAATGTTGTCGGATGTTTTACATCACACTATATGTCGCGTGCTGAAACACTGGATGAACTGCTGGTGGCCAGTCGCTGGGGGATTGCGTTAGACGCATCGCTGATCATTCTCAATATCGCGGCGGCCCTGATGGTTTATGTGGTGAATGAGGCGTCTGTCGAGTGGCATGAAGTAACGCAATACAAAGATCTGGGAGTCTACTGGGAACTGGTCTGAGCTGGATCAGAATGGGAGTATGATATGGATGGCGATCTGCTGATATTAAAAGAACCAGTGACTGCAAAATATGTGCTGTCGGTGTTTCGGGAACAGCATCGACTCTATTTTCTGCTTGATTATAATATGCTCCCGCGAGAGGAATTGACCAGCGAATCGACGGTTGAAGAGTGGCGGGAACAGATGGACCTGCTTGACTGGCGGCCTCTGGGTCAGGCGGAGAATGAACTCTGGGAGATCAATCTGCCGGATGAAGAATGGA from Gimesia sp. includes the following:
- a CDS encoding DUF4328 domain-containing protein, with amino-acid sequence MSNSIYKKSTGFTDVLISLILLSAILDGVAVVKNYQQYELLMSAKNGVDVKMDEAGSLLVHLFLINVTQLGFNIVLGILFLMWVYRMCRNAHCVEAGKPTASPVWAAGVYLIPVLNMWKPYLIMKEIYEAFRQRPSDSKVLPFWWSAWVLSNVVGCFTSHYMSRAETLDELLVASRWGIALDASLIILNIAAALMVYVVNEASVEWHEVTQYKDLGVYWELV
- a CDS encoding DUF4328 domain-containing protein; translated protein: MSKYTYRDETGFSKFLVVLIVLSALLNSVAVGSSVMLYDMLVAVQKGAEVTDEVANAHDARQLVIGLVQLAAAIFIGIIFLMWVYRMCRNAHSIENAKLDITPGWAVGWYFVPLANLWKPYQAMKETYEAFINRENDSMILPLWWFAWIVASIMARVSTRFATETDTLDQIMTGVQVTIITDVIAVFLDVVAILMVVTVSRACNERFAVDHFEAATEDWE